In the Aneurinibacillus soli genome, one interval contains:
- the rlmD gene encoding 23S rRNA (uracil(1939)-C(5))-methyltransferase RlmD — translation MKKKQRKQPTADLSGLPLTKNETVEITIEDISHEGNGVGRYEGYTLFVPGALAGERVRVRATKLKKQFGYARLLEILEPSLARTEPSCPLYARCGGCGIQHMEYAAQLEFKRKLVEDNLRRIGKIEGVPVHPTIGMENPWRYRNKAQVPIGEQVGGLIGGFYAARSHEIIDMEACLIQHETGDDVIAHVKKIAWKHGVRAYQEETHTGLLRHVVTKVGFATGDVMIVLVTNGDKIPNQDELVAELAQAVPGVKSIVQNVNTKRTNVIFGDVTRVLWGEEYIYDTIGDITFAISARSFYQVNPVQTERLYGKALEYAALTGEESVIDAYCGIGTISLFLAQKAKQVFGVEIVPDAIEDAKRNAQLNGIENATFAVGEAEVVIPAWYEEGNRADVIVVDPPRKGCDEALLQTILDMKPDRVVYVSCNPSTLARDLRFLEEGGYKTVEVQPVDMFPHTTHVENVALLVRSETDAETR, via the coding sequence TTGAAGAAAAAACAGCGCAAGCAGCCGACAGCCGATCTGTCCGGCCTGCCGCTTACGAAAAATGAAACAGTAGAGATTACGATTGAAGACATCTCACACGAAGGAAATGGTGTAGGGCGCTATGAAGGGTACACGTTGTTCGTGCCAGGTGCGCTTGCAGGCGAACGCGTTCGCGTGCGTGCTACAAAGTTGAAAAAGCAGTTCGGCTACGCCCGTCTGCTTGAGATTCTCGAACCGTCTTTGGCTCGTACAGAACCTTCTTGCCCATTGTACGCCCGCTGCGGCGGCTGTGGGATTCAGCATATGGAGTATGCCGCACAGCTCGAATTCAAGCGCAAGCTTGTCGAAGACAACTTGCGCCGTATCGGCAAAATCGAAGGTGTTCCAGTTCATCCGACGATCGGCATGGAAAACCCATGGCGCTACCGAAACAAGGCCCAGGTGCCGATTGGCGAGCAAGTGGGCGGTTTAATCGGTGGTTTCTACGCCGCTCGTTCGCATGAAATTATTGATATGGAAGCCTGTCTCATCCAGCACGAAACGGGTGATGACGTAATCGCTCATGTGAAGAAGATCGCCTGGAAGCACGGTGTCCGTGCTTATCAGGAAGAAACACATACCGGGCTTTTGCGCCATGTCGTCACAAAAGTCGGCTTTGCGACTGGAGATGTAATGATTGTGCTTGTCACAAATGGGGACAAGATTCCAAACCAGGATGAGTTGGTGGCAGAGCTGGCGCAGGCTGTACCGGGTGTGAAAAGCATTGTCCAGAACGTCAATACAAAGCGGACGAATGTGATTTTCGGTGATGTTACCCGGGTGCTGTGGGGCGAGGAATACATATACGATACGATTGGGGATATCACGTTTGCAATCTCGGCCCGTTCCTTCTATCAGGTGAATCCGGTACAGACGGAGCGCCTGTATGGCAAAGCGCTGGAGTATGCGGCGCTGACGGGAGAAGAGAGTGTGATTGACGCATACTGCGGCATCGGGACGATCTCGCTATTCCTGGCGCAGAAGGCGAAGCAGGTGTTTGGTGTGGAGATTGTGCCGGATGCGATTGAGGATGCGAAGCGGAATGCGCAGTTGAACGGAATTGAGAATGCGACGTTTGCAGTTGGTGAAGCGGAGGTTGTGATTCCTGCATGGTATGAGGAAGGGAATCGTGCGGATGTGATTGTGGTTGATCCGCCACGCAAGGGCTGTGATGAGGCGCTGTTGCAGACGATACTGGATATGAAGCCGGACCGTGTGGTGTATGTGTCGTGTAATCCGTCAACGCTGGCCCGTGATCTTCGTTTTCTGGAGGAAGGCGGGTACAAGACGGTTGAGGTGCAGCCGGTCGATATGTTCCCACATACAACACACGTTGAAAATGTCGCGTTGCTTGTAAGGAGTGAAACAGATGCTGAAACCCGTTGA
- a CDS encoding (Fe-S)-binding protein: MEPNKQISNPDCSTAGVSLLNKFDMNEIMNCMQCGFCLPSCPTYRQTGKEVASPRGRIALMKGVAQEALQVNHEFENNMYLCLGCRACETACPAGVPYGSLVETAREVVETNKKEQSKSPFIRDIVFNKIFKHPKRIDTLGTALWAAQAAGLQTLADKTGLVNMLPRPMAEMQKAVEKVASPAERKKRQKIVKPADQPAKLRIGMFKGCIMDVMFYETNQATSRVLAKAGCEVIFVDDQACCGALHAHSGEKDGAVELAKRNIEVFEKADVDFIVNNAGGCGAALKEYHHWFHDDPEWKERAMAFVTKTRDANELLTELPQIEFKNSLDVRVTYQDSCHLAHGQGVRNQPRQLIRSVPGVEYVEMINADSCCGSAGIYNITNFDMSMRILDDKMENVKKTKAHLIVTSNPGCLLQMKQGIIRAGMQDEMEAIHIMDLLDRAL; this comes from the coding sequence ATGGAACCGAACAAGCAGATAAGTAACCCGGACTGCTCCACAGCAGGTGTATCCCTGCTGAACAAGTTTGACATGAACGAAATCATGAACTGCATGCAGTGCGGCTTCTGCCTCCCGTCCTGTCCGACGTATCGACAGACAGGTAAAGAAGTGGCAAGCCCGCGTGGCCGCATCGCTCTCATGAAAGGCGTAGCTCAAGAAGCGCTGCAAGTAAATCATGAGTTCGAAAACAACATGTATTTGTGTCTTGGCTGCCGCGCTTGTGAGACGGCCTGTCCGGCAGGTGTACCATACGGTAGTTTGGTGGAAACGGCACGCGAAGTGGTGGAAACGAACAAAAAAGAACAAAGCAAATCACCATTTATCCGCGATATTGTTTTTAATAAGATCTTCAAGCATCCGAAGCGGATTGATACACTTGGTACGGCACTCTGGGCAGCGCAGGCGGCTGGCCTGCAAACACTGGCGGATAAAACTGGCCTTGTGAATATGCTTCCACGTCCGATGGCAGAAATGCAGAAAGCCGTAGAAAAAGTAGCGTCTCCGGCTGAACGCAAAAAGCGTCAAAAGATCGTGAAACCAGCCGATCAGCCAGCCAAGCTCCGCATTGGTATGTTTAAAGGCTGCATTATGGATGTAATGTTTTATGAAACGAACCAGGCGACCTCCCGTGTGCTTGCGAAAGCGGGCTGTGAAGTGATCTTTGTCGATGATCAGGCATGCTGCGGGGCGCTGCACGCACACTCCGGAGAAAAAGACGGAGCGGTTGAGCTTGCGAAACGCAATATCGAAGTATTCGAGAAAGCAGATGTCGACTTCATCGTTAACAACGCGGGTGGCTGCGGAGCCGCGCTTAAGGAATATCATCACTGGTTCCACGATGATCCAGAATGGAAAGAGCGGGCGATGGCATTTGTCACCAAAACACGCGATGCAAATGAACTGCTGACCGAACTGCCGCAGATTGAATTCAAGAATTCTCTAGACGTGCGCGTAACGTATCAAGATTCGTGTCACTTAGCGCACGGTCAGGGCGTTCGCAACCAGCCACGCCAGCTTATCCGCAGCGTTCCAGGTGTGGAATACGTCGAGATGATAAACGCGGATAGCTGCTGCGGTTCGGCGGGTATCTATAACATCACAAACTTCGATATGTCGATGCGTATTCTTGATGACAAGATGGAAAATGTCAAGAAAACGAAAGCACACCTCATCGTAACGTCCAATCCGGGCTGTCTGCTTCAGATGAAGCAAGGCATCATCCGGGCCGGCATGCAGGATGAGATGGAAGCGATCCACATCATGGATTTGCTCGACCGTGCGTTGTAA
- a CDS encoding sirohydrochlorin chelatase, with the protein MKQGVVIIAHGSRRSEWNELVEKTATQLDSSVPIEVAFLGMVEGKSIADSIRKLEEKGVQRIVAIPLFISSGSTHLSEIRYMLGITDTCAVPTDLERITLRPGTTIIWAAPMDAHPCIRTLLRKRVCELSVRPEEEALLLVAHGSEEPGYQEQWEGLLQELAISLRDEVGLRAATYGTFHPDNVRQQAYRLAEKYQPLVIPLFLSSGYYTETAIPQRLAGIPVRYDGRAYLPDPNVTKWLNITIKTYIS; encoded by the coding sequence ATGAAGCAGGGAGTCGTCATCATTGCACATGGTTCGCGCCGATCAGAATGGAACGAGCTTGTAGAAAAAACAGCCACACAGCTTGATAGCAGTGTTCCGATAGAAGTAGCCTTCCTTGGTATGGTCGAAGGGAAATCGATTGCAGATAGTATTCGAAAGCTAGAAGAGAAGGGTGTGCAGCGCATTGTGGCCATCCCTTTGTTTATTTCGAGCGGGAGCACTCATCTGTCCGAAATCCGTTACATGCTCGGGATTACGGATACATGTGCGGTGCCGACCGATTTGGAACGTATTACGCTGCGACCGGGTACCACTATCATCTGGGCTGCACCGATGGATGCACATCCATGTATCCGCACCTTGTTGCGGAAACGAGTATGTGAGTTGTCGGTCCGCCCGGAAGAAGAAGCGCTGTTGCTCGTGGCGCACGGCAGTGAGGAGCCGGGCTATCAGGAGCAGTGGGAGGGCCTATTGCAGGAACTGGCGATCAGTCTGCGTGATGAGGTAGGGCTACGTGCTGCTACATACGGTACGTTTCACCCTGATAACGTTCGACAGCAGGCATACAGACTGGCAGAGAAGTATCAACCGCTCGTCATTCCGCTGTTCCTCAGTTCAGGTTACTATACAGAAACAGCCATTCCGCAGCGTCTCGCGGGCATTCCGGTGCGCTACGATGGGCGCGCCTATCTTCCCGATCCAAACGTGACAAAATGGCTGAATATCACAATAAAAACATATATATCCTAA
- a CDS encoding thioredoxin family protein, whose protein sequence is MTLESWYEKGMTFEQYRMSMQVNQQELTRVYEQLVFSEDDLETFQEVAKRNWRGIVLTADWCGDAALCVPVLQRIAETSNMELRFLIRDENLELMDQYLTNGTARSIPIFIFIDQNGEEIKVWGPRSSEVQEMVASLRAELPAADSPDFEEKQKNMYRQFKEEITSNPSVWRTVIESVKDKLQV, encoded by the coding sequence ATGACATTGGAATCCTGGTATGAAAAAGGCATGACATTTGAACAGTATCGCATGAGTATGCAAGTAAACCAGCAAGAACTGACTCGCGTCTACGAACAACTTGTTTTTTCAGAAGATGATCTGGAGACATTTCAGGAGGTTGCAAAGCGCAACTGGCGAGGAATCGTTCTTACTGCGGATTGGTGTGGGGACGCTGCTTTATGTGTTCCCGTTCTGCAAAGAATAGCAGAGACAAGCAACATGGAATTACGTTTTCTAATTCGTGATGAGAACCTAGAGCTCATGGATCAATATTTGACCAATGGGACAGCTCGATCTATACCAATCTTCATTTTTATCGACCAGAATGGTGAGGAAATAAAAGTTTGGGGGCCGAGATCATCGGAGGTGCAGGAGATGGTCGCGTCCTTACGAGCTGAACTACCGGCAGCAGATTCTCCCGATTTTGAGGAGAAGCAAAAAAATATGTATCGTCAATTCAAAGAAGAAATCACGTCCAATCCATCAGTATGGCGTACCGTTATAGAAAGTGTTAAAGATAAGCTACAGGTATAA
- a CDS encoding guanylate kinase: MFSLKDKEYILVFTGPDGAGRKTIAEMIFRSLHIPPIISYTTRPKKPMEVEGQDYYFITEEQFHQAAANHEFLESVAMDGYHYGIKEGDIAALFTENQSIIMVLNAEGTEKVKKLYGDNVIRFFVYADSDTVVERQKQRGDSEKDIARHLAHYNESMAYKDACEHVFENFDSSHTAFEITKLLENYLDAKFLED, from the coding sequence ATGTTTAGTTTAAAAGACAAAGAATATATCCTGGTATTTACTGGACCCGATGGAGCAGGTCGCAAAACAATTGCAGAAATGATTTTTCGTAGTCTGCATATCCCTCCTATTATTTCCTATACAACTCGTCCAAAGAAACCGATGGAAGTGGAGGGACAGGACTATTATTTTATAACAGAAGAACAATTTCATCAGGCTGCAGCAAACCATGAGTTTTTGGAAAGCGTTGCGATGGACGGCTATCACTATGGCATCAAAGAAGGAGATATTGCCGCATTATTTACGGAAAACCAGAGTATCATTATGGTGTTGAATGCGGAAGGAACCGAAAAAGTGAAAAAGCTGTATGGAGACAACGTAATTCGTTTCTTTGTTTATGCTGACAGCGATACGGTTGTCGAGCGACAAAAGCAGCGCGGGGATTCGGAGAAGGATATTGCACGACACCTTGCTCATTATAACGAATCGATGGCATATAAGGATGCGTGCGAACACGTATTTGAAAACTTCGATTCATCGCATACGGCTTTCGAAATTACGAAGCTGCTAGAGAACTACCTGGATGCTAAATTTCTTGAAGACTAA
- a CDS encoding FadR/GntR family transcriptional regulator encodes MSLIKKSYEVIAEQLEKLVENGSLEPGTRLPTIDRLAEQYQVGKSTIREALSQLKARGLIESRQGEGTFVKKSASAALKAIPPIIASNHEELVKLMQVRQIVESGCAELAAMNRDEADIQRLSSIINSMEAALTDEEMSRLYDIEFHIAIAYATKNQYLQNMMESISEALNLTIRDSRNLWLYENESTTARLYHEHLEVFEAIQNQDSGEARRLIEQHLIRVRQVLETSR; translated from the coding sequence ATGTCACTTATTAAGAAAAGTTATGAAGTGATCGCGGAACAACTGGAGAAGCTTGTGGAAAACGGTTCACTAGAACCTGGAACGCGCCTGCCTACTATCGACCGCTTAGCGGAACAATATCAAGTCGGAAAGTCTACTATCCGGGAAGCACTCAGTCAACTCAAGGCACGCGGTTTAATTGAATCGCGTCAAGGTGAGGGGACCTTTGTGAAAAAAAGCGCATCAGCAGCCCTAAAAGCCATCCCACCCATTATCGCCAGCAATCACGAAGAATTGGTGAAGCTGATGCAGGTACGCCAGATCGTGGAGTCCGGCTGTGCGGAACTCGCGGCGATGAATCGAGATGAAGCAGATATACAACGTCTTTCTTCTATTATAAATAGTATGGAAGCTGCACTTACTGATGAAGAGATGAGTCGGTTATACGACATTGAGTTTCACATTGCGATCGCATACGCCACAAAAAATCAGTACTTGCAAAACATGATGGAAAGCATTTCGGAGGCGCTTAATCTGACGATTCGAGACAGCCGCAACCTGTGGTTGTATGAAAACGAAAGCACAACCGCCCGACTCTACCATGAGCATCTGGAAGTATTCGAGGCCATTCAAAACCAGGACAGTGGAGAAGCTCGCCGCTTGATTGAGCAGCACCTGATCCGCGTGCGCCAGGTACTTGAGACAAGCCGTTAG
- a CDS encoding FAD-binding oxidoreductase, producing the protein MNQNIKNELRSIVGRDYFLDTPNELYVYSYDATPLYQAMPDAVVIPSSVEEIAAIMKVASQHRIPIVSRGSGTNLCGGTVPVEGGIVLNMNRLNTFKEIDQDNLTATFEPGVITADVHKAVEAVGLFYPPDPGSMRISTMGGNVAECAGGMRGLKYGVTKDYIMGLEAVLPNGDVLRVGGKNAKDVAGYDVTKLLVGSEGTLAVITEITAKLLPLPETKQTMVAYYNDLTDAARSVQRIIASKIIPATLEFLDQETMIVVEDFAHIGLPLDMKAMLIIEQDGTQLQVEHDIARIADICRAEGAAEVRMAQTAEEGASLMAARRSALSALARVKPTTILEDATVPRANLAAMVEQVNLVAKKYDLQICTFGHAGDGNLHPTCLTDERDKGEIHRVEQAFEEIFHAAIKLGGTITGEHGVGMAKADYLDLKVGPVGMDVMRRIKEAFDPHGIMNPGKIFAKSSRRRVVVNHGCGCGHTGEHEHGTEQADK; encoded by the coding sequence ATGAATCAAAATATTAAAAATGAATTGCGGAGTATTGTAGGCCGCGATTATTTTCTCGATACACCGAATGAATTGTATGTGTATTCGTATGATGCAACCCCGCTTTACCAGGCAATGCCGGATGCTGTAGTGATTCCATCTAGTGTAGAGGAAATAGCGGCGATTATGAAAGTTGCCAGCCAGCACCGTATTCCGATTGTATCCCGTGGTTCTGGCACGAACTTGTGCGGCGGAACGGTACCGGTCGAAGGTGGAATTGTACTCAATATGAATCGTTTGAATACTTTTAAAGAAATTGATCAGGATAATTTGACCGCAACATTTGAGCCGGGTGTGATTACGGCGGATGTTCATAAAGCGGTAGAGGCAGTTGGATTATTTTATCCACCGGATCCAGGCAGTATGCGGATTTCGACCATGGGTGGGAATGTTGCAGAATGTGCGGGCGGTATGCGTGGCCTGAAATACGGTGTAACAAAAGATTATATCATGGGACTGGAAGCTGTTCTGCCGAACGGTGATGTTTTACGGGTAGGTGGTAAGAATGCGAAAGATGTAGCCGGATACGATGTGACCAAGCTGCTCGTTGGATCAGAGGGCACGCTGGCAGTCATTACCGAGATTACTGCAAAATTGTTACCGCTTCCAGAAACAAAACAAACGATGGTGGCGTACTACAATGACTTGACTGATGCAGCCCGAAGTGTACAGCGGATTATCGCTTCCAAGATTATTCCGGCGACGCTGGAATTCCTCGATCAGGAGACGATGATCGTAGTGGAAGACTTTGCTCACATTGGCTTGCCGCTGGACATGAAGGCGATGCTCATTATCGAACAGGACGGAACCCAGCTTCAGGTTGAGCACGATATTGCGCGGATAGCAGATATTTGCCGGGCAGAAGGCGCAGCAGAAGTACGGATGGCGCAGACAGCAGAAGAAGGAGCGAGCCTGATGGCAGCGCGTCGTTCCGCACTTTCAGCACTTGCCCGTGTTAAACCGACGACGATTCTGGAAGATGCGACGGTACCGCGTGCCAACCTGGCGGCGATGGTAGAACAGGTTAATCTGGTAGCGAAAAAATACGACCTGCAGATTTGTACATTTGGTCATGCGGGAGATGGCAATCTGCATCCGACTTGCCTGACAGATGAACGGGATAAGGGAGAAATCCATCGCGTCGAGCAGGCGTTCGAAGAGATTTTCCATGCGGCAATCAAGCTCGGGGGCACCATTACAGGCGAACACGGCGTTGGTATGGCAAAAGCCGATTACCTTGATCTGAAAGTTGGTCCAGTTGGTATGGACGTAATGCGACGAATTAAAGAAGCATTTGACCCGCACGGAATTATGAACCCTGGCAAAATTTTTGCGAAAAGCTCTAGAAGAAGGGTGGTCGTGAATCATGGCTGTGGATGTGGACACACGGGAGAACATGAACATGGAACCGAACAAGCAGATAAGTAA
- a CDS encoding diacylglycerol kinase, whose amino-acid sequence MKRARLIYNPSSGREEVKRWIPRILDTLEKSGYETSCHATKGQGDATFAARMAVERRFDLVIAAGGDGTIYEVINGIAEQRYRPALGIIPAGTTNDFARALGLPRSIPKAVEVIANGTPIPIDVGKINSRYFINIAGGGALTTLTYEVPSKLKTLLGQLAYYMKGIEKLAFLSPMHIRLEADDRIIDEEIMMFLVANSNSIGGFEKIAPNAKTDDGLLDCIVLRKTSLPDFIRIATLALKGEHVNDPKVEYFQTRKLVAISNEKVKLNLDGEFGGTLPCTFTALPRHIKLIR is encoded by the coding sequence ATGAAACGTGCACGTTTAATTTATAATCCGTCTTCCGGACGGGAAGAAGTGAAACGGTGGATTCCGAGGATACTCGATACACTAGAGAAGAGCGGCTATGAAACCTCCTGTCACGCGACCAAAGGGCAGGGAGATGCGACGTTTGCGGCACGCATGGCGGTCGAGCGTCGCTTTGATCTCGTGATTGCAGCCGGAGGAGACGGGACGATATACGAAGTGATTAACGGTATTGCCGAACAGAGATACCGTCCGGCACTCGGCATCATTCCAGCAGGGACGACGAATGACTTTGCCCGTGCGCTTGGCCTACCGCGCAGCATTCCGAAGGCGGTAGAAGTCATCGCAAACGGTACACCAATTCCAATTGACGTCGGCAAAATTAACAGCCGCTACTTCATTAATATTGCGGGCGGCGGCGCATTGACAACGCTCACATACGAAGTGCCCAGCAAGCTGAAAACGCTGCTCGGCCAGCTTGCCTATTATATGAAAGGCATCGAGAAATTGGCTTTCCTCTCCCCGATGCATATTCGCCTTGAAGCGGATGATCGGATAATTGATGAGGAAATCATGATGTTTCTCGTCGCCAACAGCAATTCCATCGGCGGCTTTGAAAAAATCGCGCCGAACGCAAAAACAGATGACGGTCTGCTTGACTGCATCGTGTTGAGGAAAACATCGCTCCCGGATTTTATCCGCATTGCTACGCTGGCACTGAAAGGCGAACATGTGAATGATCCGAAGGTCGAATATTTTCAGACTCGGAAACTTGTCGCGATTTCCAACGAGAAGGTGAAGCTGAATCTCGATGGAGAATTCGGGGGCACGCTCCCATGTACCTTTACGGCACTGCCACGGCACATCAAGCTTATTCGCTAA
- a CDS encoding LuxR C-terminal-related transcriptional regulator: protein MILSTKLHIPQTRRDDLVERAAITELLNKGLKSKLTSVTAPGGYGKTTALSQWLQQSAIPAVWISLGPQDNDLIEFWSYTIAAVNSKNPHFAEAVTPYLLSLKSGAVEPFISAMIHELDSYSDELVMIWDDYHAIALAAIHESVAYFLAYLPAHIHLYVTSRAEMPFPTARLQTTGQMVKITIQELRFQLAEGIRYFQDCMGLSLSGEKIAVLVDRTEGWISGLYLAAISLQRSGNYSDFIRAFSGEHRNISDYLFQEVFSLQPSEIQSFLLETSIVERINGPLCETVTGQANCQELLEMLEQHNLFIVPLDDQREWYRYHHLFSEFLRRLFRQRYAGRSKELHVKAAHWLEEHGFLEEAVEQLFMDGHHHEASTLIEKHLQNLHAKRGVLYRWLRDLPETCFTGKPRIQFLYVKVMVETNEMELAQARLRLMEDKLSDPEWKPYAGTVHFLSAAVSFYRRDFRRANEYFEMFDRHTPGGSYIQMIEANSFSMYFDTLLSFFNDLHDAERFFYKWIKVWEDRDNYPYVGFFYNTYSKLLYEWNRLEEAEAYAERVLRSTCMQPYALLLLSASINAARICQAKGDSAKAFELLERVKPKIDSVDKRMFMRRIEAEKANLSLANGSFDERWLQTCGIKHTDTIPLGPIKEYLYLASALMEHREVDEALQLLEQLYRLVDKADRTWDKVKVAILQSMAFYRKGDMTNAVMKLEAALQLAEPGKYIRSFVDKGAKMAELLREYIRQRQINANRKSASILYARELLLLMSDHVNETVSSGTLITKQELKILRMIDMGLSNKQIAEQLQITAETVKSHLKSMYRKLHVNSREQALEQGRELKWL, encoded by the coding sequence ATGATTCTGAGTACCAAACTTCATATCCCGCAAACGCGGCGCGATGACCTTGTTGAGCGAGCGGCGATCACCGAGCTATTAAATAAAGGATTGAAGAGCAAACTTACATCCGTAACGGCTCCCGGGGGGTACGGCAAAACAACAGCTTTGAGTCAGTGGCTGCAGCAGTCTGCCATACCTGCCGTATGGATTTCCTTGGGCCCTCAAGATAATGACCTGATTGAGTTTTGGAGCTATACGATCGCTGCAGTCAATAGTAAAAACCCCCATTTTGCGGAAGCGGTCACCCCTTATTTGCTATCCTTAAAGTCGGGAGCGGTTGAGCCATTCATCTCAGCCATGATTCACGAGCTTGACAGCTATTCGGATGAATTGGTCATGATTTGGGACGATTATCACGCGATTGCTCTGGCTGCCATTCACGAATCGGTGGCTTATTTTCTTGCGTATTTGCCCGCTCATATCCACCTCTATGTAACAAGCCGGGCTGAAATGCCCTTTCCTACGGCAAGGCTGCAGACGACTGGCCAAATGGTGAAAATCACGATTCAGGAGCTGCGATTTCAACTTGCGGAGGGAATTCGTTACTTCCAGGATTGCATGGGATTGTCACTGTCGGGAGAAAAGATAGCCGTGCTGGTCGACCGCACGGAGGGATGGATCAGCGGATTGTATCTTGCGGCCATTTCGCTGCAAAGAAGTGGAAATTATTCGGATTTTATCCGCGCCTTTAGCGGGGAACACCGCAACATATCCGATTATCTGTTTCAGGAGGTTTTTAGTCTCCAGCCGAGCGAGATTCAGTCCTTTCTATTGGAAACTTCGATCGTAGAAAGGATAAACGGCCCGTTGTGCGAGACGGTTACCGGACAAGCGAATTGTCAGGAGTTGCTGGAAATGCTGGAACAGCATAATTTGTTCATTGTTCCATTGGATGATCAGCGGGAATGGTATCGCTATCATCATTTGTTTTCTGAGTTTTTACGGAGGCTTTTCCGGCAGAGGTATGCGGGACGATCGAAGGAGTTGCATGTCAAGGCAGCCCATTGGCTTGAGGAGCACGGATTTTTGGAAGAAGCGGTAGAACAACTGTTTATGGACGGGCATCATCACGAAGCAAGCACTTTGATTGAAAAGCATCTGCAAAACCTTCATGCGAAGAGAGGGGTGCTTTATCGATGGTTGCGCGATCTACCGGAAACCTGTTTTACTGGAAAGCCGAGAATTCAGTTTCTTTATGTCAAAGTGATGGTGGAAACCAATGAAATGGAGTTGGCACAAGCAAGACTTCGCCTAATGGAGGATAAGCTATCGGATCCGGAATGGAAACCTTACGCAGGAACCGTTCATTTTTTGTCCGCGGCTGTTTCTTTTTACCGAAGAGACTTTCGACGAGCGAACGAATATTTTGAGATGTTTGATCGGCATACGCCGGGGGGTAGCTACATCCAGATGATTGAAGCGAACTCGTTTTCGATGTATTTCGACACATTATTGAGCTTTTTTAATGATTTGCATGATGCGGAGAGATTCTTTTATAAATGGATCAAAGTATGGGAAGATAGGGACAATTACCCCTACGTCGGTTTTTTCTACAATACGTACAGTAAGCTGTTATATGAATGGAACCGCTTGGAAGAGGCTGAAGCTTATGCGGAGAGGGTACTGAGGTCAACGTGCATGCAGCCCTATGCTCTTCTTCTGTTAAGTGCTTCTATCAATGCTGCGCGGATCTGTCAGGCCAAAGGAGATTCGGCCAAAGCGTTTGAATTGCTTGAACGGGTTAAACCTAAGATCGATTCAGTGGACAAAAGAATGTTTATGAGGAGGATAGAGGCGGAGAAGGCAAATTTGTCGCTTGCGAACGGTTCCTTCGATGAGCGTTGGCTGCAAACATGCGGCATCAAGCATACCGATACGATCCCGCTCGGTCCGATCAAAGAATATCTTTATTTGGCAAGCGCTCTTATGGAACACCGGGAAGTTGATGAAGCTTTGCAACTGCTAGAACAATTGTACCGGCTTGTCGATAAGGCTGATCGGACCTGGGATAAGGTTAAGGTGGCCATCCTGCAAAGCATGGCTTTTTACCGAAAAGGAGATATGACGAACGCTGTAATGAAGCTGGAAGCGGCGCTCCAATTGGCGGAGCCGGGGAAATACATCCGCAGTTTCGTGGATAAAGGGGCAAAGATGGCTGAGCTGTTACGCGAATATATCCGGCAAAGGCAGATCAACGCTAACCGTAAGTCAGCGAGCATACTCTACGCCAGGGAATTGCTTCTGCTGATGTCGGATCATGTGAATGAGACTGTAAGCTCGGGAACACTTATCACGAAACAGGAACTAAAAATATTACGGATGATTGACATGGGGCTATCGAATAAACAGATCGCCGAACAACTTCAAATCACAGCCGAAACGGTCAAGAGTCATCTGAAGAGCATGTATAGAAAACTTCATGTGAACAGCAGAGAACAGGCACTGGAGCAAGGAAGAGAATTAAAATGGTTGTAG